A portion of the Labeo rohita strain BAU-BD-2019 unplaced genomic scaffold, IGBB_LRoh.1.0 scaffold_1676, whole genome shotgun sequence genome contains these proteins:
- the LOC127158746 gene encoding gastrula zinc finger protein XlCGF7.1-like, with translation MVKMEFIKEEIDDMSDPEPSRIKHEDTEEQTDWIEVKQQGHEMNKVEEEHCKIKTSRKVQQLHTCTQCGKSFQYKGHLTRHIRIHTGEKPYTCPQCGKSFFDASSLNYHMLIHSGEKPFSCDQCGKKFVYSSQLKAHLKVHSNEKPHVCSYCGKRFSRVCNFKRHQKMHNEVRDHVCCECGKSFATAYCLKQHQRIHTGEKPYKCSYCDKTFTHSGNMKVHERVHTREKPYHCTRCGKSFNQSPSLVTHIRKYCSVSK, from the exons ATGGTAAAGATGgagtttattaaagaggagattGATGACATGAGTGATCCAGAACCATCCAGAATAAAACAcgaagatactgaggaacaaacag actGGATTGAAGTAAAACAGCAAGGACATGAAATGAATAAAGTGGAGGAGGAACATTGTAAAATCAAAACTTCAAGAAAAGTGCAACAGCTGCACACCTGCacacagtgtggaaagagtttccaATACAAAGGACATCTTACAAGACACATAcgaatccacactggagagaaaccgtacacatgccctcagtgtggaaagagctttTTTGATGCATCGAGTCTCAATTATCATATGCTGATTCACTCTGGAGAAAAGCCATTTAGCTGTGATCAGTGTGGTAAAAAGTTTGTATATTCATCACAACTAAAAGCACACCTGAAGGTTCATTCAAATGAGAAGCCTCATGTGTGTTCGTACTGTGGAAAGAGATTTTCAAGGGTATGTAATTTTAAACGTCACCAGAAAATGCATAATGAAGTGAGAGATCATGTGTGTTGTGAGTGTGGGAAGAGCTTTGCTACAGCTTACTGTTTGAAACAGCACCaaagaattcacactggagaaaaaccttacaaGTGCTCATATTGTGACAAGACTTTCACTCATTCTGGAAACATGAAAGTACATGAGCGAGTTCATACTAGAGAGAAGCCGTACCACTGTACTcggtgtggaaagagttttaatCAGTCACCAAGTCTTGTGACTCATATTAGAAAATACTGTTCTGTGTCAAAGTGA